A part of Brassica rapa cultivar Chiifu-401-42 chromosome A05, CAAS_Brap_v3.01, whole genome shotgun sequence genomic DNA contains:
- the LOC103866753 gene encoding polygalacturonase — MDHISNKLVAILLMFFSSILLMRTSMAAYNYNVVKFGAKPDGRTDSTKAFLGAWQAACRSAASVTVTVPRGSFLLKPVEFRGPCRSKITFQIYGTIVAPTDYRGLGNSGYWILFVKVNRISINGGTLDARGASFWACRKSGKSCPAGARSMTFNWANNVVVTGLTSINSQVTHLVINSCNNVVVRKVKLVAPDQSPNTDGLHVQNSAGVTVTDSTFQTGDDCISIGPGTRNLYMSKLNCGPGHGISIGSLGRDAKEAGVQNITLVNSVFSGSDNGVRIKSWARQSTGFVRNVLFQNLIMKNVQNPIIVDQNYCPTHQGCPKQGSGVKISQVVYRNIQGTSRTQHALKFDCSRSNPCQAIRLHDIKLTFNGRSATSQCKNIKGVKAGVVMPQGCL; from the exons ATGGATCATATTAGTAACAAGCTTGTAGCTATTTTGCTGATGTTCTTCTCAAGCATCTTGCTTATGAGAACATCAATGGCTGCTTACAACTATAATGTCGTCAAGTTTGGTGCTAAACCGGACGGTCGAACCGACTCCACAAAAGCCTTCCTCGGCGCGTGGCAAGCAGCTTGCCGTTCAGCTGCAAGTGTCACTGTAACGGTCCCGAGAGGGAGCTTCTTACTAAAACCGGTGGAGTTTCGTGGTCCGTGCCGTAGCAAAATCACGTTTCAGATTTATGGAACCATTGTAGCTCCTACGGATTACCGTGGTTTGGGTAATTCCGGTTATTGGATCTTGTTCGTGAAAGTTAACCGCATCTCGATCAATGGAGGAACGTTAGATGCTAGAGGTGCTTCTTTTTGGGCTTGTCGAAAATCTGGAAAGAGCTGTCCTGCTGGAGCCAGA TCCATGACGTTTAACTGGGCAAACAACGTCGTAGTAACCGGGTTAACGTCAATAAACAGTCAAGTAACACATTTAGTGATAAATAGCTGCAACAATGTAGTTGTCCGGAAAGTAAAGTTAGTAGCTCCAGACCAAAGTCCGAACACAGATGGCCTCCACGTCCAAAATTCTGCTGGTGTGACCGTAACCGATAGCACGTTTCAGACCGGAGACGACTGTATCTCTATCGGTCCGGGAACTCGTAACCTCTACATGTCTAAACTCAACTGCGGTCCAGGCCACGGAATCAG TATTGGGAGTCTAGGGAGAGATGCTAAGGAAGCTGGAGTACAGAACATAACGTTGGTAAACTCTGTTTTTTCGGGTTCAGATAATGGTGTTCGGATCAAGTCATGGGCTAGACAAAGCACAGGTTTTGTGAGGAACgttttgtttcaaaatctgATCATGAAGAATGTTCAGAATCCAATCATTGTTGATCAGAACTACTGTCCGACTCATCAAGGTTGTCCTAAACag GGTTCTGGGGTGAAGATTAGTCAGGTTGTGTATAGGAACATTCAAGGGACGTCACGAACGCAACATGCTTTAAAGTTTGATTGTAGTCGTAGTAATCCGTGCCAAGCGATTAGATTGCATGATATTAAGCTAACGTTTAACGGTCGGTCTGCCACTTCACAATGTAAGAATATTAAAGGAGTCAAGGCTGGTGTGGTGATGCCACAAGGTTGTCtttga
- the LOC103866752 gene encoding polygalacturonase has translation MANNTSFSCAIILLSVVIFLINSSNAMLSFNVQRYGARGDGKTDSTKPFSTAWSLACGSEAQSMVYIPHGTYLVRNLVFWGPCKNIITFKIDGKLVAPKNYWSIGNSGYWILFAKVNRILVYGGTIDAKGAGYWSCRKKGGHCPQGARSISFSWCNNVLLSGLTSLNSQNIHVTVHHSSNVRIQNIRIRAPSRSPNTDGIIVQSSSGVTISGAVIGTGDDCIALNQGSVNIYIKRVLCGPGHGISIGSLGDHADEEGVNNVTVTNSVFTKTRNGVRIKSWARPSTGFVRNVEFRNLVMRNVGNPLIIDQNYCPSGKGCPNQVNNRVELT, from the exons ATGGCCAATAACACATCATTTTCTTGTGCTATCATATTACTCTCTGTCGTCATCTTTCTTATCAACTCATCAAACGCAATGCTATCTTTTAACGTACAAAGATACGGAGCTAGAGGCGATGGGAAAACAGACTCGACCAAACCATTTTCGACAGCTTGGTCATTAGCATGCGGCTCAGAGGCTCAATCCATGGTCTACATTCCCCATGGAACATACTTGGTACGAAATCTTGTCTTTTGGGGTCCTTGCAAGAACATAATAACTTTCAAAATCGATGGAAAACTCGTGGCTCCCAAAAATTACTGGAGTATAGGTAATTCTGGTTACTGGATCCTATTCGCTAAGGTAAACCGGATATTGGTTTACGGTGGAACGATTGATGCTAAAGGAGCTGGTTATTGGTCTTGTAGAAAGAAAGGTGGCCACTGTCCTCAAGGTGCAAGA TCTATATCGTTTAGCTGGTGCAATAATGTTCTACTAAGTGGCCTAACGTCGTTGAATAGCCAGAATATTCACGTCACGGTTCATCATTCTTCTAATGTTCGGATTCAGAACATAAGAATTAGGGCGCCGAGTAGAAGCCCTAATACCGATGGTATTATCGTCCAGTCTTCGTCTGGGGTCACCATTAGTGGGGCAGTCATTGGAACTGGTGATGATTGCATTGCTCTTAATCAAGGTTCTGTGAACATTTATATCAAACGTGTGCTGTGTGGACCAGGACATGGAATCAG CATTGGGAGTCTTGGGGATCACGCTGATGAGGAAGGTGTCAATAATGTAACCGTCACGAACTCTGTTTTCACCAAGACGCGAAACGGTGTAAGAATAAAGAGTTGGGCTAGGCCGAGCACAGGGTTTGTGAGAAATGTGGAGTTTCGAAACCTGGTAATGAGGAATGTTGGTAACCCCCTAATCATCGATCAAAACTATTGCCCTAGCGGAAAAGGCTGCCCTAATCAGGTAAATAACCGAGTTGAATTGACGTAA
- the LOC103866754 gene encoding thiocyanate methyltransferase 1 isoform X2 — MAEEQQKTGQSNGENIIPPEEVAKFLPETVEEGGWEKCWEDGITPWDQGRATPLVVHLVDSSSLPLGRALVPGCGGGHDVVAMASPERFVVGLDISESALEKAAESYGSSPKSKYFTFVKEDFFTWRPNELFDLIFDYVVFCAIEHEMRPAWAKSMYELLKPDGELVTLMYPITDHDGGPPYKVAVSTYEDVLVPVGFKAVSIEENPYSIATRKVQTHCLHCGME; from the exons ATGGCTGAGGAACAACAAAAAACAGGTCAGAGCAATGGCGAAAACATCATTCCTCCTGAAGAAGTTGCTAAGTTCCTGCCTGAAACTGTTGAGGAAG GTGGATGGGAAAAATGTTGGGAAGACGGGATAACACCATGGGACCAAGGAAGAGCCACACCTCTCGTTGTCCATCTTGTtgactcttcttctcttcctcttgGCCGTGCTCTTGTCCCCGGCTGTGGTGGA GGTCACGATGTGGTTGCGATGGCAAGCCCCGAACGTTTCGTTGTTGGTTTGGATATTTCTGAAAGTGCCCTCGAGAAAGCTGCTGAG AGTTACGGTTCCTCACCGAAGTCCAAGTACTTTACGTTCGTGAAGGAAGACTTCTTCACATGGCGTCCTAACGAATTATTTGACCTCATCTTCGATTATGT GGTCTTCTGTGCCATTGAGCATGAGATGAGACCTGCATGGGCTAAATCCATGTATGAGCTCTTGAAACCCGACGGCGAACTCGTAACTCTCATGTATCCG ATTACCGATCATGATGGTGGACCTCCCTACAAAGTAGCTGTATCTAC CTACGAAGATGTTTTGGTTCCCGTAGGATTTAAGGCAGTGTCCATCGAGGAGAATCCATACTCCATTGCCACTCGTAAGGTACAAACACActgctt ACATTGTGGAATGGAATAG
- the LOC103866754 gene encoding thiocyanate methyltransferase 1 isoform X1 produces the protein MAEEQQKTGQSNGENIIPPEEVAKFLPETVEEGGWEKCWEDGITPWDQGRATPLVVHLVDSSSLPLGRALVPGCGGGHDVVAMASPERFVVGLDISESALEKAAESYGSSPKSKYFTFVKEDFFTWRPNELFDLIFDYVVFCAIEHEMRPAWAKSMYELLKPDGELVTLMYPITDHDGGPPYKVAVSTYEDVLVPVGFKAVSIEENPYSIATRKGKEKLGRWKKIN, from the exons ATGGCTGAGGAACAACAAAAAACAGGTCAGAGCAATGGCGAAAACATCATTCCTCCTGAAGAAGTTGCTAAGTTCCTGCCTGAAACTGTTGAGGAAG GTGGATGGGAAAAATGTTGGGAAGACGGGATAACACCATGGGACCAAGGAAGAGCCACACCTCTCGTTGTCCATCTTGTtgactcttcttctcttcctcttgGCCGTGCTCTTGTCCCCGGCTGTGGTGGA GGTCACGATGTGGTTGCGATGGCAAGCCCCGAACGTTTCGTTGTTGGTTTGGATATTTCTGAAAGTGCCCTCGAGAAAGCTGCTGAG AGTTACGGTTCCTCACCGAAGTCCAAGTACTTTACGTTCGTGAAGGAAGACTTCTTCACATGGCGTCCTAACGAATTATTTGACCTCATCTTCGATTATGT GGTCTTCTGTGCCATTGAGCATGAGATGAGACCTGCATGGGCTAAATCCATGTATGAGCTCTTGAAACCCGACGGCGAACTCGTAACTCTCATGTATCCG ATTACCGATCATGATGGTGGACCTCCCTACAAAGTAGCTGTATCTAC CTACGAAGATGTTTTGGTTCCCGTAGGATTTAAGGCAGTGTCCATCGAGGAGAATCCATACTCCATTGCCACTCGTAAG GGCAAAGAGAAGCTTGGGAGGTGGAAGAAGATCAATTGA
- the LOC103866756 gene encoding probable thiol methyltransferase 2 — translation MDHIKEPPGGWENMWVEGRTLWDLGEATPIVVHLCETSSLPNGRALVPGCGTGYDVVVMANPDRHVIGLELSKTSVERSMKMFSSLPNSKHFSFLKEDFFTWEPTEKFDLIFDYNFFCAFEPKVRPLWAKRMQELLNPGGELITLMYPLSGGTPGPPPYRVSVSAYEELLIPLEFEVISIVDNELAPATRKGMEKIGRWKKKKSV, via the exons ATGGATCATATCAAAGAGCCTCCTG gtGGATGGGAAAATATGTGGGTAGAGGGACGAACACTGTGGGATTTAGGAGAAGCAACTCCTATTGTTGTTCATCTCTGCGAAACGAGTTCTTTGCCTAATGGTAGAGCTTTGGTTCCTGGATGTGGAACC GGCTATGATGTGGTTGTGATGGCAAACCCTGACCGTCATGTTATTGGACTTGAACTTTCAAAAACCTCAGTCGAAAGATCAATGAAG ATGTTCTCTTCATTGCCTAATTCAAAACATTTCTCCTTCTTGAAAGAAGATTTTTTCACTTGGGAGCCAACTGAAAAGTTCGATCTTATTTTCGACTACAA TTTTTTCTGTGCCTTTGAACCTAAAGTTCGACCTCTATGGGCAAAGCGTATGCAAGAACTTCTGAACCCTGGTGGAGAGCTTATAACATTGATGTATCCT TTAAGTGGTGGAACACCTGGTCCACCTCCTTATCGAGTATCAGTCTCAGc CTATGAAGAGCTTTTGATTCCCTTAGAATTTGAGGTGATCTCTATTGTTGATAACGAACTTGCTCCAGCTACACGCAAG GGAATGGAAAAAATTGGAcgatggaagaagaagaagtcagtGTGA